From one Sus scrofa isolate TJ Tabasco breed Duroc chromosome 9, Sscrofa11.1, whole genome shotgun sequence genomic stretch:
- the CLNS1A gene encoding methylosome subunit pICln encodes MSFLRSFPPPGSAEGLRQQQPNTEAVLNGKGLGTGTLYIAESRLSWLDGSGLGFSLEYPTISLHAVSRDLNAYPREHLYVMVNAKFGEELKESVADEEEEDSDDDIEPIAEFRFVPSDKSALEAMFTAMCECQALHPDPEDEDSDDYDGEEYDVEAHEQGQGDIPTFYTYEEGLSHLTAEGQATLERLEGMLSQSVSSQYNMAGVRTEDSIRDYEDGMEVDTTPTVAGQFEDADVDH; translated from the exons ATGAGCTTCCTCAGGAGTTTCCCGCCGCCTGGGTCGGCTGAGGGGCTCCGGCAGCAGCAGCCAAATACGGAGGCTGTGCTGAACGGGAAGGGCTTGGGCACTGGCACCCTTTACATCGCGGAGAG CCGCCTGTCTTGGTTAGATGGCTCTGGATTAGGATTCTCACTGGAATACCCCACCATTAGTTTGCATGCAGTATCCAGGGACCTAAATGCCTATCCTCGAGAGCATTTGTATGTTATGGTGAATGCCAAATTTGGAG aAGAATTGAAAGAATCTGTTGctgatgaagaagaggaagacagtGATGATGATATTGAACCTATTGCTGAGTTTAGATTTGTGCCTAGTGATAAATCAGCAT TGGAGGCAATGTTCACTGCAATGTGCGAATGCCAGGCTTTGCATCCAGATCCCGAGGATGAAGATTCAGATGATTACGACGGAGAAGAATATGACGTGGAAGCACATG aacaaGGGCAGGGGGACATCCCTACATTTTACACCTATGAAGAAGGATTATCCCATTTGACAGCAGAAGGCCAAGCCACGTTGGAGAGATTAGAAGGAATGCTTTCGCAGTCTGTGAGCAGCCAGTACAACATGGCTGGAGTCCGGACAGAAGATTCAATAAGAGATTATGAAG ATGGGATGGAGGTAGATACTACACCAACAGTTGCTGGACAGTTTGAGGATGCAGATGTTGATCACTGA